From a single Molothrus ater isolate BHLD 08-10-18 breed brown headed cowbird unplaced genomic scaffold, BPBGC_Mater_1.1 matUn_MA114, whole genome shotgun sequence genomic region:
- the LOC118701000 gene encoding olfactory receptor 14I1-like, which yields MSNSSSIRHFLLLALANTRHLQLLHFCLLLGISLAALLGNGLIISAVACGHHLHTPMFFFLLNLALSDLGSICTTVPKAMHNSLWDTSNISYTGCAAQLFFFMFFISAEYFLLTVMCYDRYVSICKPLHYGTLLGSRACAHMAAAAWASAFLNALMHMANTFSLPLCHGNALGQFFCEIPQILKLSCSNSYFRELGVIAVSSGLGFGCFVFIVFSYVQIFRAVLRIPSEQGRHKAFSTCHPHLAVVPLFVSTGTFAHLKPPSISSPSLDLSLSVLYSVVPPALNPLIYSLRNQELKAAVWRLMTGWFQEH from the coding sequence atgtccaacagcagctccatcaggcacttcctcctgctggcattggcaaACACGCGgcatctgcagctcctgcacttctgcctcttgctgggcatctccctggctgccctcctgggcaacggcctcatcatcagcgccgtagcctgcggccaccacctgcacacgcccatgttcttcttcctgctcaacctggccctcagcgacctgggctccatctgcaccactgtccccaaagccatgcacaattccctctgggacaccagcaacatctcctacacaggatgtgctgcacagctctttttctttatgttcttcATCTCAGCAGAGTATTTCCTCCTGACCGTCATGTGCTAtgaccgctacgtgtccatctgcaaacccctgcactatgggaccctcctgggcagcagagcttgtgcccacatggcagcagctgcctgggccagtgcctttctcaatgctctcatgcacatggccaatacattttccctgcccctgtgccatggcaatgccctgggacagttcttctgtgaaatcccacagatcctcaaaCTCTCCTGCTCAAACTCCTACTTCAGGGAACTTGGAGTAATTGCTGTGAGTTCCGGTTTAGGATTCGgatgttttgtgttcattgttttctcctatgtgcagatcttcagggctgtgctgaggatcccctctgagcagggacggcacaaagccttttccacctgccaccctcacctggctgtggtgcCCTTGTTTGTCAGCACTGGCACATTTGCTCacctgaagcccccctccatctcctccccatccctggatctgtcattgtcagttctgtactcagtggtgcctccagccctgaaccccctcatctacagcctgaggaaccaggagctcaaggctgctgTGTGGAGACTGATGACTGGATGGTTTCAGGAACATTAA